In Macrobrachium rosenbergii isolate ZJJX-2024 chromosome 16, ASM4041242v1, whole genome shotgun sequence, a single genomic region encodes these proteins:
- the LOC136847389 gene encoding solute carrier family 2, facilitated glucose transporter member 8-like, producing the protein MSAEAPEIKTMGSVKDGVEEQEVKEEPASERRIRLLKQMGLVCMGCMGHFSLGVALPWPSPALSDMAVNNATLVGTEMALNALQKDMTGSMVSLGMLFGAWMAGWLVSTLGRRRSMQVITAPFLTGWLLNALAPNPEVLLVSRFIVGLACGSVSVAASTYVLELADVSVRGMMATMPTVAIVLGGLYTVWMGYALQWHHLALVCAIPPTIMLSVTFLLPESPSYLVIRGRRQRALMILRKLRGPYANVEEEVQELERRNLSGATGGQTGWKGLLNPEVMKNVAIMIMLFLFQQLCGNYVFMIQTSRVLKAVGAPWDPDAATVVVGAIRVAGTIVAIFLLDRIGRRYCMIISHAINAMALIILGVYVFLAEGSLPDEEETYSRLSWVPLLCVLVIMFIINVGVHPVPFILGTEYFPTNIRAQASSICFSSGTVFAFLALQLYSPMQDAMTQAGLYWFYASISALGVLFTFIFIKETKGKTVG; encoded by the exons ATGGCGTTGAAGAACAAGAAGTTAAGGAAGAACCAGCATCTGAGAGACGCATTAGATTACTGAAACAG ATGGGGCTCGTTTGTATGGGTTGCATGGGGCATTTTTCCCTCGGCGTCGCCTTACCCTGGCCCTCGCCTGCCCTATCCGACATGGCGGTCAACAACGCTACTCTGGTGGGAACGGAAATGGCCCTCAACGCTCTGCAGAAAGACATGACAG GTAGCATGGTATCCCTCGGCATGCTCTTCGGGGCATGGATGGCTGGCTGGTTGGTAAGCACGTTGGGGAGGAGGCGTTCCATGCAAGTTATCACAGCTCCCTTTCTGACTGGATGGCTGCTTAATGCCTTGGCGCCTAACCCGGAAGTCCTACTCGTATCAAG ATTTATTGTGGGTCTGGCTTGCGGGTCAGTTTCAGTAGCAGCGTCTACCTACGTCTTGGAACTAGCTGACGTGAGCGTGAGGGGCATGATGGCCACAATGCCAACTGTGGCCATAGTGCTGGGTGGCCTCTACACAGTCTGGATGGGATACGCCCTCCAGTGGCACCACTTGGCACTCGTGTGCGCCATTCCTCCCACGATCATGTTGTCCGTCACCTTCCTCCTTCCTGAATCGCCGTCGTACCTCGTCATTCGCGGGAGACGCCAACGGGCACTGATGATCCTCCGGAAACTCAGAGGACCCTACGCTAACGTAGAAGAGGAAGTACAGGAACTGGAGCGCCGTAATCTGTCAGGCGCCACCGGCGGGCAAACGGGATGGAAGGGACTCCTGAACCCGGAAGTGATGAAAAACGTCGCCATCATGATAATGCTGTTCCTGTTCCAGCAACTGTGTGGGAATTACGTTTTCATGATCCAGACGTCCAGGGTCCTGAAGGCTGTTGGGGCTCCGTGGGACCCCGATGCTGCGACAGTTGTCGTCGGGGCCATCAGAGTTGCCGGAACAATCGTCGCCATTTTCCTCCTGGACCGCATTGGGCGAAGGTACTGCATGATCATCTCGCATGCAATCAACGCCATGGCTCTCATCATTCTCGGAGTGTACGTCTTTTTGGCCGAGGGAAGTCTtccagatgaagaagaaacttACTCAAG GCTCAGTTGGGTGCCACTACTCTGCGTACTGGTAATCATGTTCATCATCAACGTGGGTGTACACCCAGTTCCCTTCATCCTGGGCACAGAGTACTTCCCAACCAACATCCGAGCTCAG GCTTCGTCCATCTGCTTCTCATCGGGAACGGTTTTCGCCTTCCTCGCTCTCCAGCTGTACAGTCCCATGCAGGACGCCATGACGCAAGCGGGTCTTTATTGGTTTTACGCTTCCATCAGCGCCCTGGGGGtgttattcactttcattttcatcaaagagACCAAGGGGAAAACCGTTGGATGA